The sequence agtccttaaattttattatgtttttaactgctttatatgtatatacagtcAAAACCGTTTATGGCGACATCGTTTAGAACAACGTACCGGTTAAATTGACCAAAATCAAAGGGCCTGGCTGAAAACGATATGACCACCTTATGGGAAAACATTGGTCTTTACGACATTGTTTACTACGACATACCGCATTAAGCGACCACATTTGGTTCGGAAAATTATATCTGTAGAACGACCGGTTCAGctgtattgtaaacaatttgaaaAGGTAACAGTATCCACATCTGGCATAGTATAATGGTCAATGGCTAttatcgtaaaagtaaacaaagtttagggtcttttataattcttagaaaCAATGCACGTGCATGCCCTAGCCTCAAGGCCCGCTTCGTCATACCTCttaagtctgtttgttacttatctttACACAAGACGCACTAAAACATATTGATGAGTTAACTGTGAAAATTGTAATATGtcgcaaagaaaacaaatcaatatcaaagaaaaatcgCGTATTACAAACATGTATTGTCTTTCCTATTAATATCTGTCACCGGTTGTTACAACTATCGGTTTTTACGACTAAATATGAGTAGTCCCTTCGATGTCGTTATAACAGAttttgactgtatatatatatattctcttgatgataaaactatttatttgaataagaattaatactgcgctACATTAGTggcgcagtattaattcttatttaaataccCACTTTTTTTCTACCGCCGATTTAGATGTAATCTAAACTGCGACTTTAATATGATAGTTCAATATATTTCCTCGCGGACGTTACTGTAGGTAATATGAgtttgaatactttaattaagttatacataatttttacgtatcaccaatagttttgttttttttacttgaactcTATGATATCTTAGgcactactggtccgatttgaaaaatgatttcagtgttggatagcccattcaTCGAGGAAgtctataggctatatatcatcaggCTAGTACAAAAAGATTCATAGCagcaatgaagaatgtttaaaaatcagggtttttttttcttttgggaGCTTCCACTGCGTAAACGGTTCAAGTTTCGGGAAAATTATTTCTGACAAAGTCTTTCTCCTTTAAAAGTTTCTACAACAAGAGCAGATCTGTTTGACTTATCTGCGGACGAATTCGCGAGGAGCCGCTAGTGTAGCAGAATAGAAAAGAGTCAATTTAATTGCTTGTacgttttttactttttgtttactgtacatttttttttgtgttagtgggaatagttccaacagtttgccactttctggcgtgcaattatcttacatatttagagtttatattaaaaattactataaaacttaaaattttaaactttagacactaactaagtactgtcacaaaaatattcgttaaaataataatacgccttacttattaaccaaattttttttaccatgtgtggtaattgttaaaaaaaattatacctcaAGCATAAGTACTTTTCGCAAatacgtaacatttattttggggaacacatatattatatttatatttcgtacgaatatattatctttatattagtaaaaggctgttaatatctaaatatataaaaattatatgttggtgtacgcttcaaaaactcaaaaagatCTGCACCGattgagctgaaattttagcataatatataatccgcatcaaggattgtttttgtctattttttgcACCAGTCgcatatccgcgaccgcgaaactgcagttttttttaacgatctcTGTACCGGTGACtgcgccatctgccgaaagcgagaaaaacactcggtgacatatgtaatgtattctttgttttgtttctcgtttctcaaccattccataaaaatgtgccacagtgaagcgtggcagggtacaactagttatatatataactagcggaccccaacgccatctgtcgggctaatttgtgaatttaaacaatccagggtgccacccaagcgtataccaaaaaattcattcaaatcggtccagccgtctaggaggagttcagtgacatacacacgcacacaagaaatatatatatatatatatatatttcttctgAATAAAGATATCAGACCAATAGGAgaatagcaccaatgaagagtTTTTCAAAATCCGAGGGTTTTTAttggtgtttatattatttatagattatgatgatattatcTTGTTTTCAGCAATTCTCGGCTTCCACTCGATGATGAACCAGGATCAGTACCACGCGTCGTTGCTAAACAAAGGACAGCCCGTCGGCTTGGGTTGGGACGGCATCACAAAAGCAACCAAACCCAAGGTTAGTACATAatcgtccgggaggtatacaacgggttccccgggcgtctaaaaATCCAACTAGAGGGACaagccgtggtggtttttagttcgggtatcccccctttagagggggagtcccacatagcCTCCGTCCTGCCctagggtcggaggtagcaataaagcttttccaccacgccaaaaaaaagaaaaaggttaGTATATAATGGGGCAGTTATATCACTAAAAATGCTcaagccagtggcgtgcacttcatacatgcacaaaagcactgcataccctaaaatttatatataggtcgtataggaggaggattttggctattatatgcaatttttctgctgtttgcataccctggtaagaaactggCTCAAGCATATTATTACTTAGGAGACAGCACGTCACTTGTACTATAAGAATGAGATAGAATTAATTCACTGTTAGATACATTTTAGGAGTAggtatattcaaataatattggaGATATATTAATAGGGAGTTATAATAaagtagatatttatatttctgttaTTTAGTTATATAACAGGAAAAGCAGAAATAACAGTTAAGTTAAGTAcctgttaaaattaattattcgtagttttaaaattaactcaATATAATCCAAAGTTATCCAAACAACTTAACCTaacaacatataatattaaaataatattggagatattttaaattcaaagttaatatagttaaattcctgttataattcaaattaattattaatagttttaaaattacctCAATATAATCCAAAGTTATCCGAACAACTTAACCTAACATATACATCCCGAAAGTCACCTTGATCGTTTAAGTACATAGAGGTCGAATGCCCGAAGTCGAGATTCTATCTAGGAACAAGTGTGGAACGAGTACGGTGCCTGCAGAAAGAATGGTCTGAACCTATCGGAGATTGCGTGAAGAGCAGAAAAAAAGTaccactttatttttttctgctcCGCAACATCTGCGCAGATCTTCCAATGCAATGTACCACTTTCGTCCGTAAATATGCGCTGATCTTTGGCGTGAAGTGTTAAGTAAGCATACCCACGGGATAACCATAGTATGTCTGCTAACCAAGAAGCGGCCGTATCGCATTATGTTCAAGTTACGTCGGCGCAGCTAATTCCGGCGCTAGCTTGGAATCGTGTTTCGATACCTTTTTTACCGCGCTTCCTGTATGAATTAATTGTAAGACCTAGGCTAGGGAGCTCGTACCACAAATCGGCCGAGCGtaattaataagtttagttttagttttataatagactaatacatttatattgGTCTTAACATCTTCTTATGCACCCTGCTGCGACCTTAAATAAAAGCactgtaaaaatgtttgtgtgacgaacatgaatgtttttcagcgtctgggtgtatttatgtatattattcattaaaatacataaaatgatgTGGGTCTTGTGTTgtgtgctattttatttttagctgtttttttttcttattttttgaaTGACTGTtgtccctaataaataaaataaaaaaatttgcatcagtcatctcagtactcaaaacacaagctacgctttctttgggacaAGATagcgatgggtgtattgtcgtagtatatttatttatttatttgaaaagaaTGACGAATTATATTGGTTGTTGGAATTTGGTTATTTTAGACCTTTTGTGCTTTTTTCGCTCGGATTAAGTTTCGCGTCGGTAGTTCGTTGCTAACTCACTATCAGCTGGGGCCAATGGGCATACGTGTACAACCAGTACACTCGTAAAGCAAGCTCTGCCATTGGCTAGACCAGATTTCGCTCAAGAATGATAGGATaagaatggaataaaaaaaggtttgagtGAGCGGTAAGAACGCATTGTATAAGCGTAGCGTACAAGGGTATGAGTTTTATATAggtgccatactccctaaattGCATCATCACATTATGggtttgtcgatatttcgacccagttgcatggatcgtggtcatgacgggactgcgtaggaacgagatgtcaagttggatgtcacgggcagaatcagGTCGATTCTAACAAACCCAAAATAtaatcgtggtatgtacccgttgaactatatttaagaaaggttgattaaccacaaaaatattcgtttaaaatctttaagtggaaataatatccaaatatatgtgtattaataaacgggggtaaactctTAAATTTAGGGTaaattccatgttccagtgatttagcaggtcgTTCTACTGgtttttagactgcatcatcactaacctaATACTAATAATGGTTTCATGTATTCCAGATTTACCCCATGGACCCCCCCAATGACACAGACCCGGAACAGACCATCAACAGGGTGAAAGACAACGACCAGACCTTCCTTGATCTCAATTGGAATAACATTAAGGTAAGCTCGCGTTTGTACAGAGGAGCGATGGACATTGgatccaaggtgctggagtggtgGCACCAAACTGGAGGTATCACTACCACACCCAGAACGGGTAAGACTgcaattaccatcaggtgacatTTCAGTCTTGGGCTAACTTGAaatggaataaagaaaatataccgTACAATATtaatcggttaaaaataaagcaGCTGTCACATATAACAatcaaaatttgaattaatcGTTTTGTTGAATGGTTATATCCCTACCCTAAAAGGAAGTCCTTAAAGAGACAGAATAAGCATAGAGGGTCGAACCTCTCGCATCTGTGCTCGCAGGTGAAGTGATCAGCGGGAAATTTACGAACTGTGGATGATGAAGATCAAAAAAAGGGCAACTCATTGGCAACACGCCACTCCATCCTACGCCACGCCACGCGTGTTGAGTCAAATCTAATCTTAGTTTAACGTGGAATGTGTTTCTGGCCTCACAAAATACTAATGGTATACTGCGGCGCACAGCTATTAGTTAATGTTTAAACGTTTCatgaattttgtttgtttatgttacattatatatacaaggtgtaaatgaaaaccgaaataatatttcacaggctttagtggttttctgagacttatttgtgaaaccaaaaaaattcatagtttttgagtaaaccactgaaatagtttttattgaagtatctgagaaatcagatacagcccatgcaaaataaaaatcatgtgactcctgtcactttattagttacgcgttgcgtagcgtaggtactatgcgcgtgtcgggcttttatcttcaatagggttgtcataagtaacttagaatgttttgaattcgtttgtatggtaatattaatatgcttgttttgatgTAATAGTTTTACAGAAGCGATTAAGTCGACAAGTTGTTTCATTCTTCCACACCTTATTCCTGTATATTTTATTCCAGAACATTAGCGACGAGAAAATCGAGAAGCTTTTCGAAGCGTTAAAAACAAACACTCATCTGGAAGTACTGTCCCTGGTCAACGTTGGTCTCAACGACCGCACCGCCCAGCTGTTGGCTGACGCGTTGGAAGCCAACAGTTCGCTGCGCGTGGTCAACGTGGAGACCAACTTCATTAGTCCTGCTGGAGTTGTCCAGCTGGTGAAGGCCCTTCTCACCACCAATACTGTTGAAGAGTTCCGTGCTTCCAACCAGGTTAGAATACAttagaaaatagaaatagaataaatagaaatttaatgacggtgagcgctgtggttttaagttggattttaagattcgattcctggcagagaCGATCGgggactttataatttctgaattttctccggtctggtctggtgagaggcttccaTCGTGGCTtttcaccaccctaccgataaagacgtgccgctaaacgatctAGTGTTATGAAGTCGTGTAGAAATCTTACACTAgattatcacttaccactaggtgttattgcagtcaagggcttacttgtagtgatattaaaaaatcatcatcatgataaaCCCATTGAcggtcaaaattcaaaaaattcaaaaaaaaaaatcaaattcaaaaaactaCATGGGTACACTACATGggatgggtctcctctcagaatgaggagggtttttGCCGTAGTCCACTAGCGAGAACAGCTAGTATTGGTATAGTGTGAAACAatagaaattaagcttaatatacatTGCCATTTATTTGACACACAATGGGGGGGAAGGGGGGGGTTTAATAAAAGGGACAGCGTGTCAATCTTCCAACGAAACaaatcttatataaataaatgttgtccACCAGCGATCGCAAGTGCTGGGCAACAAAACCGAGATGGAGATCACGCGGCTCGTGGAACAGAACCCCACTCTACTTCGGCTCGGCCTCCACCTCGAGTACAGCGACGCTCGCCATCGCGTCGCCTCGCACCTGCAACGCAACATCGACAGAAGTGAGTATCCGACAACTAGTAGCCCGATCAGTTGACAAGCAGATCGAGGAACTAAACTTCACGCTTTTCGGCATCTTTGTCGCCACCTCGGAACACTTAGCACTTGCAGAGCTATTTTGTAAATCCGTAGACTAGTCGCCCGATTTGTCGAGTTCACCAAGCCAACGAAAGATATAGACTCACCATAATGTGGCTCCGCATTTACCTCGTGTCAAAGACATTCATGCATCCAAATTCGACAGAAGTGTATTTGCGCCGACTAGTCACCAGATCAGTTTAGGTGCAGTTTACAAACCTAATGGAATAAAGCACCACACTTCTTCGGTATGGCCTAGAGTACAGCTATCATCGTACGTGCAACGCAACATCGACAAAAGTGAGTATCCGCCGACTAGTAGCCCGATTAGTTGAAATGCAGACCGGGAAACTAAACTACACGCATCGGCCTTGCCTCCACGAAGCAACTCGCACTTGCAACGTTGTTTGGCAAATCCGGCGACTAGTCGTCCGATCGGACGAGAGAAATAGACGATTATGTCTCCCAATTATCTCTTCTAAGTCTATAGATAAAATGCGAGTAGCgagtagagataattatctcgagGCACGCATGCTAGCCGTAGTGAAAGCTTGAAACCATCAGGATTATGGGATCAactgtatataaatatagctaTCCTGAGATGTCAGTTGATTGGGCCTTTTGAAGGGAGAACTGAGAGAAGTATTTAAGCCGTTAAGATGGAATTCATTCCATTTACACCCTCAAAATTTACGAATAAATTGTTATCCGAAGTTAAGAAGAAAGATTTATTTACGCAGTGCCGTAAGTATAAATTAGTCGATGTGTCTCGACAAACGACCTATTTGCAACGATCTTGCCAATAGCAAGATTGCTaagtaaataagtcaataaATTACAGATGGATGTATATAGTGGAAGTTATTGAAAGGGATGTATGGAAGTAAATGACACTTGGATTAATTCGTTCAGGCAATTGAACGTCTAATGACCAGCGCGTAtagcattttattattaaccaaTGTAAATTCATACGTAACTAGTTGTCACAAGTTCCCGATTTAAATAGACTACAGTCTAGAGATTGACGCCTTGAGGTCAATTTTACGGGGATTTCCCGGATCGATATTTTAACATTGGAATGGCTATCTTGTTACTATTATTGCCGCATGAATTTACTTTGAGCAAtgaaaaaattttatattaatttaatttttgttcttattatttcatttatgcaATGTTTTCTACcgatatttaattttgtgtgtAAATTTTCTCATTTTTCTTATTTCCAATGTGTCACACTGTGCTTCGACCATGTCATGTCATGaaacatacattaaaagttCAATATGCCATCTACAGTTACATTATCAATACATTGCGGGCGAGGAGGCAGGTGCTCCGGGCTTCGCCACACACGACAGTAAAACTCATCCAATATGACCATCCGATCCCATAGGCGCATCTAGATAACACATATAACTTATTATAGTCACATTTTCACACCCTCGCTTACTAACCATAATTCGGAACCCAAGGTCCACACTCTCACGAGACGTGGCGAGCGGAGTTTGTTAGCTACCCGTTTCGTTTAGCGCCTCAAATCCTTTGACTCTGTCCATAAAGCCGACACCAAACGTTGCGAGCGGCGAGCCGAGTCACAAAGAGGAAGCAAACTACATTCTCGCACTCATAGTGTTTCCTCTTAGAGAGTGTGCATCGGGGTTTAAATCTGTTAATATCGATAATCACAATCCCATCAGAATGAAATCGATACAGAGCACTGGAAAAGTACAACGCATCAACGAACGAAATCCAATACGCTTGTTCGGCCATCATCACGTTGCACTATTGTGGTATGAAAACCTATCGATATTTTCGAACTCCATTGTACAAAAAACCTTAGTTGGTGTGTGGTTTATTAGTGGGGGGGATGCGATCGATATAATGATATCGATATTGTCAGATTGCCGTGTGCAAAAGCGGGCTACCACGTCCCTAAGCTTGCGGTTGCCCCGCGGCCGACCGCCCGCTGTGGGGGTCGACAGTAGCTTCTTTAACCTCACACCGCCAAGCGCCGAAACCGCCACGCCCACAAGTGAGAGAAGAATAACCGATAAACCGATATCGAACGAACCGGTATCGCCATTGGATATACCTAATGGGGCGGACAGGTTCGTGATGGCGCAGCCGCCAGTGCTCCATCCAGAACCGCACTCGTGAGTACAAACGACTCGCCATACAAAGCACGCGTGCCTCCCTCCCCCATCCATTTGTGTTTAGAGGAAATAGAATTCGTAAAATTGaacaattcatttatataaattcaaCAGCCCTGCGTGTCTCGAATAAACACGACctcttttaattgttttttgtttctgtttagtaattaaaatatttgttttataaatataacctaaaataaactatataaaacgtcttcgaaaccaccgcagcgaggccacagttcctaagatgctggcagcattgcccctttggatggtcaaaaactaattcgttggccaaggtaactgcccgctctaggattactcgataaccctttttcgataattcttcgaaaagagctcgtgcctccagACCCCACGTGTCTTTTTTGTTGTGTAGgaaattagcaaaaaaaaatcaataggtaacaaaaatttgcagaaatccataatatattatgaaaattaagcttaatttgctatacttcgcgagaagcagaatctgtatgaaattagaaattacgaattcattcaaaatttatttccagtagTCCTGGTTtataaaaagtacttatattagggctacttgaaatttatgaattaaattttgaatttttgtcaaTGAATGACGTTCTCAATCAATCATAAATAGCctaaacagtccactgctggactcttTCTCACTGGACTCTGGATTGCTGGACCCAACGAGAGTctttacccataatcaccacgctggctggGTTGGTGATCtgagtagatggtagtagtagcaaagaggacgctgctgccagtTCCCTGTAAGTGTCCGTTCACACAGAACGGCTCGGACCGGAGAGCAGATTTTGATAGCGTTTAAAATAGAGCGTTGGATAGTTGAAATAgggtttatttttacatatcacCTCTTTTGTTGTTGAGAATGCCGGAGAGTAAACCTTACGCGGTttgtgtgaaaaaataaaaggagCCGACCGGCTACGTATGATTTCTCGCTCTTCCGCTCTCGCGCAGCCGAACACAAACACAAAGCTTGGTCGCTCCGGCCAGTACCAACCGTACGCGGGCCGGAGGTCTGTGTGAAAAGAAGAGCACCGTCCGATTCTGTCCGAGCCGGTTCTGTGTGAACGGACACTAATATTATCCCGACATCCGAGGGCGGAGGAGGGAATTTATCAAAgctatattacaaattatttcaCTGGAACTATTATATGGTTTTATACTTAGTTCAATCAAATTGCACAAttatgtgttacagtaattttgtaaagtgtgTAAAAATCCAacctttttataactataaattcatatttgtcagatattttatttgattaggattttacaaaaaccctacaaattattttatagatagtTTTGAAGAAAcagtttattaattatatttgaataataacCAATGCTCATAACATTGAGTTcgtgggtatttttatataaataagagtgCATTTTccatacacttcagtcctacatggactcgaacgatgcaaagataccttccggtgtcttagtctTTATCATATGACTCAGATAATAAAGTCTAAATTCGAGCACGCATCTGTGTAACCGATACGTTGGTTGAATTGTTCAATTTCACGCCTGGTTTGTCGGTGACAAATGATCGTTGTGTGAAACAGCACATGTGTTTCCATAGTCACAGTATTTTGTTCCTTACAGTACGGAAAGACCTAACGCTGCGACTTCAGTTCAGATTCTTTAACAACCTGCGAAAAGGGGCTCGTAGTCAGTAATTACTATAAAGGTCAGGCCCTTAAAGGGTTCCTCCAGTTAGCACGGCAGCGTATAACAAAACTTCGCttcaaataaagctttttttttttacagtgacTATTGAGTTTCATTACTCACACATAATACAGAGGTGTTATTTTTGCGGCGGAAAGTGTAGTGAAAACTTAAATACAGATAGAGAAACTGGGCGTAAGCTCCTTTGacgttgataataaaaaaaaactcaacatGCATGGGTATCGACTCTATTTTTTCTGTGATGCGATATATAATCCTATAATCGTTTGAATCCTTAAAAGAAAAACCATTGGTTCTATCTCTGAGACACTGTGTATTTCAtcggtatgaaaaaaaaaactgaatttgttaaaataaaaacatttctatggCCACACACAATATTACTGTCAATATAAATACTGACAGTATTTTCATCAATACTACAATCCTTCCATATGTCTCGCATACGTTGTGTATGCAAAAAAATACGtcaaactttttaaagttttatcacttatatttttttgtttgccatttaatacaatttctttgcgatatatatatatatatatatatatctatttttataaagacGTCATCGTGTCTTAGGCCGGTCGAATTTATCTGTAACAGGTTAAGTTTTCATCTCACTGTCCGCAGCGTAAACAACATCCGAAATTCGGTGCagctttatttatacatttaaaaatttccatcactttgataaattaatattactattattactatGTATAAATCTGCAACCGTTGAGATTTGTTCTTAAATAttacacttgtttttttttttaaactctcgtagtgaataatat comes from Pararge aegeria chromosome 9, ilParAegt1.1, whole genome shotgun sequence and encodes:
- the LOC120626130 gene encoding tropomodulin-1 isoform X1, with protein sequence MTEFFGGWSGNNDDDDEIEESVETVETVTTTTTRSTRKRTVAPETSSTTKTTTMTTPAKLYGRELSTYDEVDVDELLAKLSQEELTMLAKEVDPDDNFLPPSQRNNYACEKDPTGPLNRKKLIEHINKQALETPDRPEVKPYVAGVVRGKKWIPPPIPDKVRDAEEQITIDLGDEYETALTTATQEEIIDLAAILGFHSMMNQDQYHASLLNKGQPVGLGWDGITKATKPKIYPMDPPNDTDPEQTINRVKDNDQTFLDLNWNNIKNISDEKIEKLFEALKTNTHLEVLSLVNVGLNDRTAQLLADALEANSSLRVVNVETNFISPAGVVQLVKALLTTNTVEEFRASNQRSQVLGNKTEMEITRLVEQNPTLLRLGLHLEYSDARHRVASHLQRNIDRNCRVQKRATTSLSLRLPRGRPPAVGVDSSFFNLTPPSAETATPTSERRITDKPISNEPVSPLDIPNGADRFVMAQPPVLHPEPHSWANPTLDPVHAQPQLRGGLDPLTGPHRTERRHALCHCVAVISFRGPLN
- the LOC120626130 gene encoding tropomodulin isoform X2; this encodes MAETIEETYETAVTRKVVRKSLKIEETSSTTKTTTMTTPAKLYGRELSTYDEVDVDELLAKLSQEELTMLAKEVDPDDNFLPPSQRNNYACEKDPTGPLNRKKLIEHINKQALETPDRPEVKPYVAGVVRGKKWIPPPIPDKVRDAEEQITIDLGDEYETALTTATQEEIIDLAAILGFHSMMNQDQYHASLLNKGQPVGLGWDGITKATKPKIYPMDPPNDTDPEQTINRVKDNDQTFLDLNWNNIKNISDEKIEKLFEALKTNTHLEVLSLVNVGLNDRTAQLLADALEANSSLRVVNVETNFISPAGVVQLVKALLTTNTVEEFRASNQRSQVLGNKTEMEITRLVEQNPTLLRLGLHLEYSDARHRVASHLQRNIDRNCRVQKRATTSLSLRLPRGRPPAVGVDSSFFNLTPPSAETATPTSERRITDKPISNEPVSPLDIPNGADRFVMAQPPVLHPEPHSWANPTLDPVHAQPQLRGGLDPLTGPHRTERRHALCHCVAVISFRGPLN
- the LOC120626130 gene encoding tropomodulin-1 isoform X4; amino-acid sequence: MTEFFGGWSGNNDDDDEIEESVETVETVTTTTTRSTRKRTVAPETSSTTKTTTMTTPAKLYGRELSTYDEVDVDELLAKLSQEELTMLAKEVDPDDNFLPPSQRNNYACEKDPTGPLNRKKLIEHINKQALETPDRPEVKPYVAGVVRGKKWIPPPIPDKVRDAEEQITIDLGDEYETALTTATQEEIIDLAAILGFHSMMNQDQYHASLLNKGQPVGLGWDGITKATKPKIYPMDPPNDTDPEQTINRVKDNDQTFLDLNWNNIKNISDEKIEKLFEALKTNTHLEVLSLVNVGLNDRTAQLLADALEANSSLRVVNVETNFISPAGVVQLVKALLTTNTVEEFRASNQRSQVLGNKTEMEITRLVEQNPTLLRLGLHLEYSDARHRVASHLQRNIDRNCRVQKRATTSLSLRLPRGRPPAVGVDSSFFNLTPPSAETATPTSERRITDKPISNEPVSPLDIPNGADRFVMAQPPVLHPEPHSRTGSVEPNDII
- the LOC120626130 gene encoding tropomodulin-1 isoform X6; the encoded protein is MTEFFGGWSGNNDDDDEIEESVETVETVTTTTTRSTRKRTVAPETSSTTKTTTMTTPAKLYGRELSTYDEVDVDELLAKLSQEELTMLAKEVDPDDNFLPPSQRNNYACEKDPTGPLNRKKLIEHINKQALETPDRPEVKPYVAGVVRGKKWIPPPIPDKVRDAEEQITIDLGDEYETALTTATQEEIIDLAAILGFHSMMNQDQYHASLLNKGQPVGLGWDGITKATKPKIYPMDPPNDTDPEQTINRVKDNDQTFLDLNWNNIKNISDEKIEKLFEALKTNTHLEVLSLVNVGLNDRTAQLLADALEANSSLRVVNVETNFISPAGVVQLVKALLTTNTVEEFRASNQRSQVLGNKTEMEITRLVEQNPTLLRLGLHLEYSDARHRVASHLQRNIDRIRQQRRSQSGA
- the LOC120626130 gene encoding tropomodulin isoform X5; this encodes MTTPAKLYGRELSTYDEVDVDELLAKLSQEELTMLAKEVDPDDNFLPPSQRNNYACEKDPTGPLNRKKLIEHINKQALETPDRPEVKPYVAGVVRGKKWIPPPIPDKVRDAEEQITIDLGDEYETALTTATQEEIIDLAAILGFHSMMNQDQYHASLLNKGQPVGLGWDGITKATKPKIYPMDPPNDTDPEQTINRVKDNDQTFLDLNWNNIKNISDEKIEKLFEALKTNTHLEVLSLVNVGLNDRTAQLLADALEANSSLRVVNVETNFISPAGVVQLVKALLTTNTVEEFRASNQRSQVLGNKTEMEITRLVEQNPTLLRLGLHLEYSDARHRVASHLQRNIDRNCRVQKRATTSLSLRLPRGRPPAVGVDSSFFNLTPPSAETATPTSERRITDKPISNEPVSPLDIPNGADRFVMAQPPVLHPEPHSWANPTLDPVHAQPQLRGGLDPLTGPHRTERRHALCHCVAVISFRGPLN
- the LOC120626130 gene encoding tropomodulin-1 isoform X3, with amino-acid sequence MTEFFGGWSGNNDDDDEIEESVETVETVTTTTTRSTRKRTVAPETSSTTKTTTMTTPAKLYGRELSTYDEVDVDELLAKLSQEELTMLAKEVDPDDNFLPPSQRNNYACEKDPTGPLNRKKLIEHINKQALETPDRPEVKPYVAGVVRGKKWIPPPIPDKVRDAEEQITIDLGDEYETALTTATQEEIIDLAAILGFHSMMNQDQYHASLLNKGQPVGLGWDGITKATKPKIYPMDPPNDTDPEQTINRVKDNDQTFLDLNWNNIKNISDEKIEKLFEALKTNTHLEVLSLVNVGLNDRTAQLLADALEANSSLRVVNVETNFISPAGVVQLVKALLTTNTVEEFRASNQRSQVLGNKTEMEITRLVEQNPTLLRLGLHLEYSDARHRVASHLQRNIDRNCRVQKRATTSLSLRLPRGRPPAVGVDSSFFNLTPPSAETATPTSERRITDKPISNEPVSPLDIPNGADRFVMAQPPVLHPEPHSTPATPEPERRLDH